The sequence CATTTGCAAACCAGCGTGCCCGGCGTCTATGCCGCCGGCGACTGCGCCGAGGCCTTCGACAAGGTCAGCGGCACGACCATCGTCAGCGCCATCCAGCCCAACGCGGCCGAGCAGGCGCGGGTGGCGGCGCTCAACATGGTCGGCCAGCGGGTGGAGTTGCGCGGCGTGACGCAGATCAACGTGCTCGACACGCTGGGCCTGATTTCCAGCAGCTTTGGCAACTGGCAGGGCGTGCCCGGCAGCGAGCAGGTCGAACTGACCGACCGCCAGGCCGATGGCGGCAAGGGCCGGCACCTGAGCCTGCAGTTCAAGGACGACGTGCTGGTCGGCTGCAACAGTGTCGGCTGGACCGAACATGTCGGCGTGATGCGCGGGCTGGTCGAAGGCGCGGTCCGCCTCGGCCCCTGGAAAGATGTCCTCAAGAGCGACCCGACCCGGCTCATGCAGGCCTACCTGGCCAGCGCCCAGGCGCAGGGCCAGTGGAACGGCGCGGGCGACGGGCGCCGCCGATGAAGATCACCTTCAAGCTGTTCGCCACGCTGACCGACTATTTGCCACTGGCGGCGCGGCGCGGCAACCTCATCGAACTGGACGTGGCGCCCCAGGCCACCATCAACCAGGTCATCGAGCCCTTCGGCCTGCCGCCCAAGCTTGTCCACCTGGTGCTGGTCAACGGCCGCTACATCGAGCCCGAAAAGCGCCTGACCACCACGCTGCTAGAGGGCGACGTGCTGGCCATCTGGCCGCCGATTGCCGGCGGCTGAACTGGTGCAGGCGCATTACGCCGAGACTTTCGAGCGCGACATGGGCTGCACCGAAGCCGAATGGCTGGGCTGGCTGCCCGCCGCGCTGGGCGACCACGCCTGGCAGCGCAGCGGGCCATCCGTGCAGGCCCGCATCGGCCCGGGCAGCCTGCAAATCGACTGGCGGCCGGCAGCGCCCCGCGTGCTCGGCAGCGCCCGGATTCCGCGCCTGCTGGTGCGCTTTGCCTTTGCCGGACTCGATGACGGCCAGCGCCACGCCTTCATGAAGCGCTTCGATGTGTACATGCAGCGCGGCGGCGGCTGATGCCAAACGGGTCTCTGGCGTGTCCGCGTGTCCTCGTCAGGTATTCAGGGCCGCTGTCAATTGATAATCAATAATTATTCAGATCAAAGCCAACAGAAAGCAGCCATGTCCGTACAGACCCTTTATCAGCAAAAACGCATGTCGGCCGCCGACGCCATTGGCGTCGTCATGAACGGCGACACGGTGGTGGTGCCCACCGCCGTGGGCGAGCCGCCGGCCCTGCTGACGGCGCTCTCGGATGCGCGCCGCGAGTTCCGCAACGTGAGCGTTTCGCAAATCCTGCCGGTGCGCAAGTACGGCTACTTTGACCCCGACACGACCGCGCATGTCCGCCATGTCGCCTACTTTTTCAGCGGCATCTCGCGCGCTGGCGGGCAGGAGGGCTGGACGGATTTCATTTCGGCCAATTTCTCCGAACTGCCGGACCTGCTCAATCGCAAGCTGATTCCGGCCGATGTGGTGTTTTCCATGGCGTCGCCGATGGACGAGCACGGCTTTTTCTCGCTGTCGCTGGCGCCCGACTACACCATGGCCGCAATCGCGCAGGCCCGGGCCGTGGTGCTGGAGGTCAACCCCAACGTGCCGTTTGCCAATGGCAACTGCCACATCCACGTCTCGCAGGTCACCGCGCTGACCGAAAGCGAGGACGCGCTGCTTGAAGTCGGGCTGCCCAAGATCGGCCCGGTGCAGGAAGCCATCGGCAAGTACGTCGCCGACATGATCCCGGACGGCGCGACGCTGCAGATCGGCTACGGCGGCATTCCCGACGCGGTGGTCATGCAGCTGACGCACAAGCACGACCTGGGCGTGCACACCGAAATGATCGGCGACGGCATCATGACGCTGGTCGAGGCCGGCGCCGTCACCAACCGCAAGAAGAATTATTTGCCCGGCAAGATGCTGGCGACCTTCGCCCTGGGTTCGAACAAGCTGTATCAGTTTTTGCACCGCAACCCAGCGGTCGAGATGCATCCGGTCGGCTTCACCAACGACCCCTACCTGGCCGGCCAGAACGACAACCTGCATGCCATCAATGCGACGATGCAGATCGACTTCATGGGCCAGTGCGGCTCGGAAAGCCTGGGGTTCACGCCGTATTCGGGCACCGGCGGGCAAACCGATTTCGTGCGCGCGGCGAATCGCTCGAACGGCGGCAAGGCCTTCATCGTGCTGCCCTCGACCGCCAAGCACGACACCATTTCGCGCATTGTGCCGGTGCTCTCGCCCGGCACGCATGTCAGCACCAGCAAGAACGACATCAACTACGTG comes from Polaromonas naphthalenivorans CJ2 and encodes:
- a CDS encoding MoaD/ThiS family protein, with the protein product MKITFKLFATLTDYLPLAARRGNLIELDVAPQATINQVIEPFGLPPKLVHLVLVNGRYIEPEKRLTTTLLEGDVLAIWPPIAGG
- a CDS encoding acetyl-CoA hydrolase/transferase family protein, whose product is MSVQTLYQQKRMSAADAIGVVMNGDTVVVPTAVGEPPALLTALSDARREFRNVSVSQILPVRKYGYFDPDTTAHVRHVAYFFSGISRAGGQEGWTDFISANFSELPDLLNRKLIPADVVFSMASPMDEHGFFSLSLAPDYTMAAIAQARAVVLEVNPNVPFANGNCHIHVSQVTALTESEDALLEVGLPKIGPVQEAIGKYVADMIPDGATLQIGYGGIPDAVVMQLTHKHDLGVHTEMIGDGIMTLVEAGAVTNRKKNYLPGKMLATFALGSNKLYQFLHRNPAVEMHPVGFTNDPYLAGQNDNLHAINATMQIDFMGQCGSESLGFTPYSGTGGQTDFVRAANRSNGGKAFIVLPSTAKHDTISRIVPVLSPGTHVSTSKNDINYVVTEFGVAQLRGKTAQQRCEALIAIAHPDFRGELRDAAKRMKLL